One segment of Meriones unguiculatus strain TT.TT164.6M chromosome 3, Bangor_MerUng_6.1, whole genome shotgun sequence DNA contains the following:
- the Cyren gene encoding cell cycle regulator of non-homologous end joining: METLKSEKKRVLPSWMTAPVDERKVVPVKTHKKRVAAVHRRPATRAPTTETVHWMSEAEMVSVALEVLIEDGKQEKLWEQPSLVATDKPQLSPPYSASPHTSSPGSSSEEEDSGNDSPLLGLSPSRVPAASDSPCSRSPKEEKEEEDALKYVREIFFS, translated from the exons ATGGAGACCCTAAAATCTGAGAAAAAGAGAGTCCTCCCCTCGTGGATGACAGCCCCTGTGGATGAGAGAAAGGTGGTGCCAGTGAAGACGCACAAGAAGAGGGTGGCAGCTGTGCACCGCAGGCCAGCGACAAG AGCCCCCACCACGGAGACTGTGCACTGGATGAGTGAAGCTGAAATGGTCAGTGTGGCTCTGGAGGTCTTGATTGAG GATGGAAAACAGGAAAAGCTCTGGGAACAGCCGTCTCTGGTAGCCACTGATAAGCCGCAGCTCTCCCCTCCCTACTCAGCGTCCCCTCACACCAGTTCCCCTGGGAGCAGCAGTGAGGAAGAGGACAGTGGGAACGACTCGCCTCTTCTAGGCCTCAGCCCTTCCCGGGTACCAGCGGCTTCTGACTCTCCCTGTAGCAGAAGCcccaaggaagaaaaggaggaggaagatgccTTGAAGTATGTCAGGGAGATCTTTTTCAGTTAG